In the Brassica napus cultivar Da-Ae chromosome A7, Da-Ae, whole genome shotgun sequence genome, one interval contains:
- the LOC125576157 gene encoding triosephosphate isomerase, cytosolic-like, with protein MLVNLDMPWFILGHSERRALLNESNEFFGDKVAYALAQGLKVIACVGETLEQREAGSTMDVVAAQTKAIAEMDFGPSETSEAGDLPVDYVVGLDEAAYIVGESTGMEQNHEEEIK; from the exons ATGCTTGTGAACTTGGACATGCCATGGTTTATCCTTGGTCACTCTGAAAGGAGGGCACTCCTCAATGAATCAAACGAG TTCTTCGGAGACAAGGTTGCCTATGCACTTGCTCAGGGTTTGAAAGTGATTGCTTGTGTTGGTGAGACTCTTGAGCAGCGAGAGGCTGGGTCGACCATGGATGTTGTGGCTGCCCAGACTAAAGCTATTGCTG AAATGGATTTTGGTCCGAGCGAAACTTCGGAGGCAGGAGACTTACCGGTGGATTATGTGGTC GGTTTAGATGAAGCGGCTTATATCGTAGGAGAATCAACGGGAATGGAACAAAACCATGAAGAAGAGATTAAATAG